Proteins encoded within one genomic window of Triticum aestivum cultivar Chinese Spring chromosome 2D, IWGSC CS RefSeq v2.1, whole genome shotgun sequence:
- the LOC123053384 gene encoding CLPTM1-like membrane protein cnrB → MSQPAAAAVAAQPQGQAPAGRQGGGLGQSLAGIVRMAVFWYFASKFFGPKRAPTEPGLLMSNLFQKGEPMDMWMYLSENDKFSNFGNEDALIWHETNIPYAVWTPTSTRTHTLTYYPTEALKHNGSLYAHVYFSRSGYPVDPTDPEYEQKSAFGRTHPIVAYLRKSKAGHKKSLLGDSDESEEKLPPKENKESEDKEEGPVEYISYWKPNVTINLVDDFTRYPQNNIPPNVAPYLNVDPTTNSYYPTVFFNEFWLLRDKLTALNETVKELTLNLEVSPISMTKWQLFLQIEQSFQVHRSYGSMLEGEADELKRVFLEGNPYLLGLTMIVSLFHSLFDFLAFKNDIQFWNKNKSMEGLSAKSVVLNFICQLIIFLYLLDNDTSWMILASSGVGVCIEFWKIGKAMHVEIDRSGKIPMLRFRDRESYTQNKTKEYDALAMKYLTYVLLVLMAGFAIYSLKYDKHKSWYSWILSSLTSCVYMFGFIMMCPQLFINYKLKSVAHMPWRQMTYKFLNTIIDDLFAFVIKMPWLHRLSVFRDDVIFLIYLYQRWVYPVDKKRVNEFGFGGEDEPAAPQTLEGAAAAQQIEAKAETSTEDKKTK, encoded by the exons ATGTCGCAgccggctgccgccgccgtcgcggcgCAGCCGCAGGGGCAGGCCCCGGCTGGGCGGCAGGGAGGCGGCCTGGGCCAGAGCCTCGCCGGCATCGTGCGGATGGCCGTGTTCTGGTACTTCGCGTCCAAGTTCTTCGGCCCCAAGCGCGCCCCCACGGAGCCGGGCTTGCTCATGTCCAACCTCTTTCAGAAGGGAGAGCCAATG GATATGTGGATGTATTTATCGGAGAATGATAAATTTAGCAACTTTGGTAATGAGGATGCACTCATCTGGCATGAAACAAACATACCATATGCAGTCTGGACACCTACCAGTACCAGAACACACACACTGACATACTATCCAACGGAG GCTCTCAAGCACAATGGCTCTTTGTATGCTCATGTTTATTTTTCCCGTTCGGGTTACCCTGTGGACCCTACCGATCCTGAATATGAGCAAAAATCTGCATTTGGAAGGACACATC CTATTGTGGCATACTTGCGGAAATCAAAAGCTGGTCATAAGAAGAGCTTGCTTGGAGATTCGGATGAGTCCGAGGAAAAGCTACCCCCTAAG GAGAACAAAGAATCCGAAGACAAAGAGGAGGGCCCAGTTGAATATATTTCTTATTGGAAACCAAATGTGACAATAAATCTTGTTGATGACTTCACACG GTATCCCCAAAACAACATTCCTCCAAATGTTGCTCCAT ATTTGAATGTGGATCCAACTACAAACAGCTACTATCCAACTGTATTCTTCAATGAATTTTGGCTGTTGAGGGACAAATTGACAGCACTCAACGAGACTGTGAAGGAACTGACCTTGAACCTTGAAGTTAGTCCTATCAGCATGACCAAGTGGCAATTATTTCTACAGATTGAGCAGTCTTTCCAAGTTCATCGTAGTTACGGAAGTATGCTTGAAGGCGAGGCTGATGAGCTCAAG AGGGTTTTCCTTGAAGGAAATCCATATCTACTGGGATTGACCATGATTGTATCTCTGTTCCACTCTCTGTTCGATTTCCTGGCTTTCAAGAATG ATATCCAGTTCTGGAATAAAAACAAGTCCATGGAAGGTCTTTCAGCGAAATCTGTTGTTCTGAACTTCATTTGTCAGCTGATTATATTTCTGTACCTGCTTGACAATGATACATCATGGATGATTCTTGCTAGCTCTGGAGTTGGTGTGTGCATTGAATTTTGGAAGATAGGAAAAGCGATGCATGTTGAG ATTGACAGAAGTGGAAAGATTCCCATGTTGAGATTCCGGGATCGTGAGTCATATACACAGAATAAGACCAAGGAGTACGATGCGCTTGCAATGAAGTATCTTACGTATGTCCTTCTAGTCCTTATGGCTGGTTTTGCTATCTATTCACTCAAGTATGATAAACACAAGAGCTGGTACTCGTGGATACTCTCTTCCCTCACAAGTTGTGTTTACATGTTTG GTTTCATTATGATGTGCCCACAATTATTTATCAACTACAAGCTGAAGTCCGTTGCTCACATGCCATGGAGACAAATGACCTACAAGTTCCTCAACACTATAATTGATGATCTGTTTGCATTTGTGATTAAGATGCCATGGTTGCATCGTCTCTCGGTTTTCAGAGATG ATGTTATCTTCTTGATATACCTCTACCAGAGGTGGGTATACCCAGTTGACAAGAAGCGTGTCAACGAGTTTGGCTTTGGAGGGGAAGACGAACCCGCAGCGCCCCAAACTTTGGAAGGAGCAGCGGCTGCCCAACAGATCGAGGCCAAGGCTGAGACGAGCACGGAGGACAAGAAGACAAAGTGA